The segment ATTAAAAAAAGAACAAGCTCCTAAAAAAGCACAAATTGCTAAATTACAAGGAGAAGTAAATGCCTTACAAGCTAAAATTAACGCACTTCCAGGTTGGAGAAAAGGTGCTTTTGGCACCGTTGGTGCTAGTCTTTCTGGTTTTAAAAACTGGTATTCTAAAACAGCTTCAAATTCATCTGCAGGAAATATTGGAATTACTGTAAATGGTTTTGCTAACTTAATTGAAGATAAATTTTTCTGGAGAAACTCCGGTGCAGTTAATCTTGGATGGGTTAAATTAGATGACAAAGATATTGCTACTGATAGTGGGGATTTTGAAATTGCAACAGATGTTTTTACAATTTCTTCTTTATATGGTAAGAGGTTAAATAAAAAATGGGCTTTGTCTGCTTTAGGTGAATACAGAACTACTTTATTAGACAACTTTAACAACCCTGGCTTTTTAGATTTAGGTATTGGTTTTACATGGACGCCAGCAGAAAGATTGGTTGTTGTTATGCATCCTGCCAATTATAATATGATTTTCAGTAAAGGTGAAAGTGTGTATAGCTCTTCTGCGGGTGCTAAAATAGTAGCAGATTATACTGCTAAATATAATAAAGTAAGTGTAAAGTCTAACCTATCTATTTTTCAAAGTTATAAAGACGGAGATTTATCTAACTGGAATTGGACAAACTCTTTAGGTTACACACTTTGGAAAGGAATTGGAGTTGGTTTTGAACTTGGTTTACGTAATAATAAACAAGAAGCTTTAAACAATGCTTTAGCGGATGATGCAACTGCAACTTTTAGTTCTATAGACAACAAGTTACAATCTTATTGGTTATTTGGAATGAGTTATGGATTCTAAATAAAAAAATATTTTAATGAAAACCTCAAGAAGAAATTCTTGAGTTTTTTTATTTTAACTACTTTTACTATCTAAATTTTTGTTGATGACATTATTAATAATTTACGCAACTTTTTCTGTTTTCTTTTCGTTTTTGTGTTCAATTCTTGAAGCTGTACTTTTAAGTGTTACACCAACCTTTATCAATTTAAAAAAGAGCGAAGGACATAGTTTTGCATCAGAATTAGAAATCTTAAAAAAAGATGTAGATAAACCTCTTATTGCTATTTTAACTCTAAACACAATTGCACACACTGTTGGTGCTATTTTAGTTGGTGTACAAGCCAAAGTTGCTTACGCAGAAATGTATGGCAGTAGTACAAAAACTATTTTTGGCATTGTAATAAATGAAGATATTATGGTAGGTATTGTGTCTGCATTAATGACTATTTTAATTTTAGTAACTTCAGAAATTATACCAAAAACAATAGGCGCAACTTATTGGAAACAGTTATCAGGTTTTACAACTACAGCTTTAAAAGTCTTAATTTTCCCTTTGAAGTGGACAGGAATTTTATGGGTTTTACAATTAACAACAAAATTAATTGGTGGTAAAGGACATGGTAGTATTTTAAGTAGAGAAGGTTTTTTAGTGATGACAGACATGGCTGAAAAAGACGGTGTTTTTCAAAAGAATGAAGGTAGAGTTATTAGAAATTTATTAGGCTTTAAAGAAATTAAAGTAAAAGATGTAATGACCCCAAGAACCGTTTTAAAAACTGCTGATGAAAACGATACTATTCAGTCTTTTTATGACAGTAATAAAACATTGCGTTTTTCTAGGATTCCTGTTTTTTCTAAAGATCCAGATAATATTTCTGGGTATTTCTTAAAAGACAATTTATTGGAAGCAATAATTAATGGAAATGGTGAAGAAAAATTAGCAACTATAAGAAGAAGTATAATAATTACAAATAGAGATTTATCTATTCCTAATTTGTTTGATAAATTAATAGAAGAGAAAGAGCATATTGCTTTGGTTGTAGATGAATATGGTTCTGTAAGCGGAATCGTTTCTCAGGAAGATGTTATTGAAACGCTATTAGGTTTAGAGATTATGGATGAAAGTGATTCTGTTGCAGACTTGCAATCTTACGCAAGAAAATCTTGGGAAAACCGTGCAAAAAGAATGGGAATTATTGAAGGTGAAATTTAATTTTATATCAACTTCCTGCAAATGGAGTTCCAAAAATACCAACTCCAAGTTCTGCCCAAATTAAAAAAAGAAAAATTATAATAACTAATAGTATAATTTTTCTTTTTTTTGAACGCTTCATAAACTAAATTTAAATGCTAATCTAAGAGTGAAATAATTATTCTTCCTCTTTATAGTCATAATACAAAAAGTCATTATACGGAAAACGTTGAATATGAATTTTCTTTACTTCTTCATACACTTTCTCTTTAAAGGCTTCTAAATTATCTTTATTTAAAGCAGAAATAAATATTGATTCTTTTTCTAAATCATTCATCCAAGTATTTCTCCAATCTTCTAAAGTATAATGAATTTTAGATTTTTCTGTCATCAAATCATCTTCATCAATAGTTTCATGAGAATAGACATCAATTTTATTAAAAACCATTAATACAGGCTTATCTGAACATTTTATTTCATCTAAAACTTTATTTACAGATGCAATATGATCTTCAAAATTTGGATGAGAAATATCTACTACATGTAACAACAAATCTGCTTCTCTTACTTCATCTAAAGTAGATTTAAAAGACTCTACTAATTGTGTTGGTAATTTCCTAATAAACCCAACGGTGTCTGTCATTAAAAACGGAATGTTCTTAATAACCACTTTTCTAACAGTTGTATCTAAGGTTGCAAAAAGCTTGTTTTCGGCAAAAACATCACTTTTACTAATTACATTCATTAAGGTAGATTTCCCAACATTTGTGTAACCAACCAATGCAACTCTAACCATTTTTCCACGGTTTTTACGTTGCACTGCCATTTGCCTATCAATAGTGAGTAGTTTCTTT is part of the Polaribacter sp. SA4-10 genome and harbors:
- a CDS encoding DUF3078 domain-containing protein, giving the protein MKKLSILFLLVFISFSANTQTAEELKKEQAPKKAQIAKLQGEVNALQAKINALPGWRKGAFGTVGASLSGFKNWYSKTASNSSAGNIGITVNGFANLIEDKFFWRNSGAVNLGWVKLDDKDIATDSGDFEIATDVFTISSLYGKRLNKKWALSALGEYRTTLLDNFNNPGFLDLGIGFTWTPAERLVVVMHPANYNMIFSKGESVYSSSAGAKIVADYTAKYNKVSVKSNLSIFQSYKDGDLSNWNWTNSLGYTLWKGIGVGFELGLRNNKQEALNNALADDATATFSSIDNKLQSYWLFGMSYGF
- a CDS encoding CNNM domain-containing protein, with translation MTLLIIYATFSVFFSFLCSILEAVLLSVTPTFINLKKSEGHSFASELEILKKDVDKPLIAILTLNTIAHTVGAILVGVQAKVAYAEMYGSSTKTIFGIVINEDIMVGIVSALMTILILVTSEIIPKTIGATYWKQLSGFTTTALKVLIFPLKWTGILWVLQLTTKLIGGKGHGSILSREGFLVMTDMAEKDGVFQKNEGRVIRNLLGFKEIKVKDVMTPRTVLKTADENDTIQSFYDSNKTLRFSRIPVFSKDPDNISGYFLKDNLLEAIINGNGEEKLATIRRSIIITNRDLSIPNLFDKLIEEKEHIALVVDEYGSVSGIVSQEDVIETLLGLEIMDESDSVADLQSYARKSWENRAKRMGIIEGEI
- the hflX gene encoding GTPase HflX, which encodes MIDEREVTSEKAVLIGVITQKQDETKSEEYLDELEFLTLTAGGVAVKRFVQKMEKPNPKTFLGVGKLDEVRDYIESNDIGTAIFDDELSPAQIRNIEKVLDCKILDRTNLILDIFAQRAQTSSAKTQVELAQCQYLLPRLTRLWTHLDKQKGGIGMRGPGETEIETDRRIIRDKIFLLKKKLLTIDRQMAVQRKNRGKMVRVALVGYTNVGKSTLMNVISKSDVFAENKLFATLDTTVRKVVIKNIPFLMTDTVGFIRKLPTQLVESFKSTLDEVREADLLLHVVDISHPNFEDHIASVNKVLDEIKCSDKPVLMVFNKIDVYSHETIDEDDLMTEKSKIHYTLEDWRNTWMNDLEKESIFISALNKDNLEAFKEKVYEEVKKIHIQRFPYNDFLYYDYKEEE